One genomic region from Ralstonia pseudosolanacearum encodes:
- the nirD gene encoding nitrite reductase small subunit NirD, whose amino-acid sequence MQANHWTAICALDDIVPNTGVCALVGGAQIAVFHVAGVAPRRVYAIGNYDPNSDAAVLSRGLVGNLGERIVVASPIYKQHFDLATGECLEAPANSVPAYAAKVEDGKVWIAQQ is encoded by the coding sequence ATGCAAGCCAATCATTGGACCGCCATCTGCGCGCTGGACGACATCGTGCCCAACACCGGCGTCTGCGCGCTGGTGGGTGGGGCGCAAATCGCCGTGTTCCACGTGGCAGGCGTCGCGCCGCGCCGCGTCTACGCCATCGGCAACTACGACCCGAACTCGGACGCCGCCGTGCTCTCGCGCGGCCTGGTCGGCAACCTGGGCGAGCGCATCGTGGTGGCGTCGCCCATCTACAAGCAGCACTTCGACCTGGCCACCGGCGAGTGCCTGGAAGCCCCGGCCAACTCGGTGCCGGCCTACGCCGCCAAGGTGGAAGACGGCAAGGTCTGGATCGCCCAGCAATGA
- the nirB gene encoding nitrite reductase large subunit NirB, whose protein sequence is MTMKIVVIGHGMVGHKFLESLLHAPGHDLHITVLCEEPRPAYDRVHLSEFFSGKTAEDLSLVAPGFFDRDDVVLRLNARAVSIDRAAKQVTASTGEVLAYDKLIMATGSSPFVPSIPGKDRTDCFVYRTIEDLEAMLECGRRAKTGVVVGGGLLGLECAKALRDMDLQTHVVEFAGRLMAMQVDDGGGRMLRRKIEDLGVTVHTQKNTVEIVDGEDGTHRMQFADGTHLDADMIVFSAGIRPRDELARQCGLAVGERGGIVIDSECRTSDRDVYAIGECALWGGKVYGLVAPGYEMARITARQILAAEEEAAAFNGADMSTKLKLMGVDVASLGDAQGSTPGSRSVQFVDERKQIYKKLVLSSDGKFLLGGVLVGDASEYGTLLQMMLNRIELPEAPEFLILPQADGNARPALGVDALPDAAQICSCNDVSKGALCQAVCAGATSVGALKDATKAGTSCGGCVPLMTQVMKAEMKKQGLAVNNHICEHFPYSRQELYHLVRVGRIQSFEALLAAHGHGMGCDICKPAAANILASCWNDFVLKQEHAGLQDSNDYFLANIQKDGTYSVVPRMPGGEVTPEGLIAVGQVAKKYGLYTKITGGQRVDLFGARLEQLPLIWEELIAAGFESGHAYGKSLRTVKSCVGSTWCRYGVGDSVGLAIRLENRYKGLRSPHKLKFGVSGCTRECAEAQGKDVGVIATEKGWNLYVCGNGGMKPRHAELLAADLDEATLIKLVDRFLMFYVRTADRLQRTSTWRDNLEGGLDYLKDVVVGDKLGLAAELEAEMQHVVDTYQDEWKTAVTNPEVRKRFRHFVNSETADANVVFVEERGQIRPATPEERRGTRPVRIPVVAEAA, encoded by the coding sequence ATGACCATGAAGATCGTCGTCATTGGCCACGGCATGGTGGGCCACAAGTTCCTGGAGAGCTTGCTGCACGCCCCCGGCCACGACCTGCACATCACCGTGCTGTGCGAAGAGCCCCGCCCCGCCTACGACCGCGTGCACCTGTCCGAATTCTTCTCGGGCAAGACCGCCGAAGACCTGTCGCTGGTCGCGCCGGGCTTTTTCGATCGCGACGACGTGGTGCTCCGGCTCAACGCCCGCGCGGTCTCGATCGACCGCGCGGCCAAGCAGGTCACGGCTTCCACCGGCGAAGTGCTGGCCTATGACAAGCTGATCATGGCGACCGGCTCGTCGCCGTTCGTGCCGTCGATTCCGGGCAAGGACCGCACCGACTGCTTCGTCTACCGCACCATCGAAGACCTGGAAGCCATGCTCGAATGCGGCCGGCGCGCCAAGACCGGCGTGGTGGTCGGCGGCGGCCTGCTGGGCCTGGAATGCGCCAAGGCCCTGCGCGACATGGACCTGCAGACCCACGTGGTCGAGTTTGCCGGCCGCCTGATGGCGATGCAGGTGGACGACGGCGGCGGCCGCATGCTGCGCCGGAAGATCGAAGACCTGGGCGTGACGGTCCACACGCAGAAGAACACGGTGGAGATCGTCGACGGCGAAGACGGCACGCACCGCATGCAGTTCGCCGACGGCACGCACCTGGACGCCGACATGATCGTCTTCTCGGCCGGCATCCGTCCGCGCGACGAGCTGGCGCGCCAGTGCGGCCTGGCCGTGGGCGAGCGCGGCGGCATCGTGATCGACTCCGAGTGCCGCACCTCCGACCGGGACGTCTACGCCATCGGCGAGTGCGCGCTGTGGGGCGGCAAGGTCTACGGCCTGGTCGCGCCCGGCTACGAGATGGCGCGCATCACCGCCAGGCAGATCCTGGCGGCCGAAGAAGAGGCGGCCGCCTTCAACGGCGCCGACATGAGCACCAAGCTCAAGCTGATGGGCGTGGACGTGGCCAGCCTGGGCGACGCGCAGGGCAGCACGCCGGGCAGCCGCAGCGTGCAGTTCGTCGACGAGCGCAAGCAGATTTACAAGAAGCTGGTGCTGTCGTCCGACGGCAAGTTTCTGCTGGGCGGCGTGCTGGTGGGCGATGCGTCCGAGTACGGCACGCTGCTGCAGATGATGCTCAACCGCATCGAGCTGCCCGAGGCGCCCGAATTCCTGATCCTGCCGCAGGCCGACGGCAACGCACGCCCCGCGCTGGGCGTGGATGCGCTGCCCGACGCGGCACAGATCTGCTCGTGCAACGACGTCTCCAAGGGCGCGCTGTGCCAGGCGGTGTGCGCCGGCGCCACCAGTGTGGGCGCGCTCAAGGACGCCACCAAGGCCGGCACCTCGTGCGGCGGCTGCGTGCCGCTGATGACGCAGGTGATGAAGGCCGAGATGAAGAAGCAGGGCCTGGCCGTCAACAACCACATCTGCGAGCACTTCCCGTACTCGCGCCAGGAGCTGTACCACCTGGTGCGCGTGGGCCGCATCCAGTCGTTCGAGGCGCTGCTGGCGGCGCACGGCCACGGCATGGGCTGCGATATCTGCAAGCCCGCCGCGGCGAACATCCTGGCGTCGTGCTGGAACGACTTCGTGCTCAAGCAGGAGCACGCCGGCCTGCAGGATTCCAACGACTATTTCCTCGCCAACATCCAGAAGGACGGCACGTACTCCGTGGTGCCGCGCATGCCGGGCGGCGAGGTGACGCCGGAGGGGCTGATCGCCGTCGGCCAGGTCGCCAAGAAGTACGGGCTGTACACCAAGATCACCGGCGGCCAGCGGGTCGACCTGTTCGGCGCGCGCCTGGAGCAGCTGCCGCTGATCTGGGAAGAGCTGATCGCGGCCGGCTTCGAGTCGGGCCATGCCTATGGCAAGTCGCTGCGCACGGTGAAGTCGTGCGTGGGCTCGACGTGGTGCCGCTACGGCGTGGGCGATTCGGTCGGCCTCGCCATCCGCCTGGAGAATCGCTACAAGGGCCTGCGCTCGCCGCACAAGCTCAAGTTCGGCGTGTCGGGCTGCACGCGCGAGTGCGCCGAGGCGCAGGGCAAGGATGTCGGCGTGATCGCCACCGAGAAGGGCTGGAACCTCTACGTGTGCGGCAACGGCGGCATGAAGCCCCGCCACGCCGAACTGCTGGCCGCCGACCTGGACGAGGCCACCCTCATCAAGCTGGTCGACCGCTTCCTGATGTTCTACGTGCGCACCGCCGATCGGCTGCAGCGCACCAGCACCTGGCGCGACAATCTGGAAGGCGGCCTCGACTACCTGAAGGACGTGGTCGTGGGCGACAAGCTGGGCCTCGCCGCCGAGCTGGAAGCCGAGATGCAGCACGTGGTCGACACCTACCAGGACGAATGGAAGACCGCCGTGACCAACCCCGAAGTGCGCAAGCGCTTCCGCCATTTCGTCAACAGCGAGACGGCGGATGCGAACGTCGTGTTCGTCGAGGAGCGCGGCCAGATCCGCCCCGCCACGCCCGAAGAGCGGCGCGGCACGCGCCCGGTGCGCATCCCCGTGGTCGCCGAAGCGGCCTGA